The proteins below are encoded in one region of Macrococcus armenti:
- a CDS encoding UDP-N-acetylmuramoyl-L-alanyl-D-glutamate--L-lysine ligase — protein sequence MKTSELLSKIKAKKLYGTFPEHINKVVVDSRNADANSVFVASHGYTVDSHQFIPNVIAQGCRMIVTDHYVEGIDVGQVVVRDTLQAARIFTQHVMDFPSQKLTTYGVTGTNGKTSVATMIHHLHRALKINSAYLGTNGFQYNEDVAKGSNSTPETVTLNNHIQSAVQSGAQAMSMEMSSHGLALGRTDGVDIDVAIFTNLTQDHLDFHETMERYGFHKALLFAQLGNDYTRQKYAVVNGDDSYARELMIASPREVITYGIDNDTDVKAVNIKESIHGIQFTMVTPEESVVIECPYIGRFNVYNMLAALTALWTQGHTLQDLKRAAQSLPPVEGRLEVLDRTLPIDLVIDYAHTPDGMNKLIDALEPFKRGKMIFLVGMTGERDLTKTPEMGAIACRADYVIFTPDNPANDDPRKLTDALESGATHTNYVSFLDRAEGIRHAIAMSEPGDMVVLASKGREPYQIMKDYVKVPHRDDLIGLDAAYDKYGRD from the coding sequence ATGAAAACATCTGAATTACTTTCTAAAATTAAAGCCAAAAAATTATACGGAACATTTCCTGAACATATAAACAAGGTCGTCGTTGATTCAAGAAACGCTGATGCTAATAGCGTATTCGTAGCGAGTCACGGTTATACTGTAGACAGTCATCAATTCATTCCGAATGTAATTGCACAAGGTTGTCGCATGATTGTGACGGATCATTACGTTGAAGGTATCGACGTTGGACAGGTCGTCGTTCGTGATACATTGCAGGCAGCACGAATTTTCACGCAGCATGTTATGGATTTCCCGTCGCAAAAGCTTACGACATATGGTGTAACGGGCACAAACGGCAAGACGAGTGTTGCAACAATGATTCATCATCTGCACCGTGCACTGAAAATCAATTCAGCATACCTCGGCACGAACGGATTTCAATATAATGAAGATGTTGCAAAAGGATCAAATTCAACGCCTGAAACAGTGACGCTGAACAATCATATTCAAAGTGCAGTACAAAGTGGAGCACAGGCGATGTCAATGGAGATGTCAAGTCACGGTTTAGCACTTGGACGTACAGATGGCGTTGATATAGACGTTGCAATCTTCACGAACTTAACACAGGACCATCTTGATTTCCATGAAACGATGGAGCGTTATGGTTTTCATAAAGCATTGCTCTTTGCACAGCTTGGCAATGATTACACGAGACAGAAGTATGCTGTCGTAAACGGAGATGATAGCTACGCACGTGAACTGATGATCGCATCACCGCGTGAAGTTATTACGTACGGCATTGACAACGATACTGACGTTAAAGCAGTTAATATTAAAGAGTCAATTCACGGTATTCAGTTTACGATGGTCACGCCTGAAGAAAGTGTTGTTATTGAATGTCCATATATCGGACGCTTTAATGTATATAACATGCTTGCAGCACTGACAGCACTCTGGACACAAGGGCATACATTACAGGATTTAAAACGGGCTGCACAGAGCTTACCACCTGTTGAAGGACGTCTTGAAGTGTTAGACCGCACATTACCGATTGATTTAGTAATAGATTATGCGCATACACCAGACGGTATGAATAAACTTATTGATGCGCTTGAACCATTTAAGCGTGGTAAAATGATTTTCTTAGTCGGTATGACAGGTGAGCGCGATTTAACGAAAACGCCTGAAATGGGTGCAATCGCATGTCGAGCGGATTATGTTATCTTTACACCGGATAATCCGGCAAATGACGACCCTCGTAAACTTACGGATGCACTTGAAAGTGGTGCGACACATACGAACTATGTATCATTTCTTGACCGAGCAGAAGGGATACGTCACGCAATTGCGATGAGTGAACCTGGAGATATGGTAGTGCTAGCTTCAAAAGGTCGGGAACCTTACCAAATAATGAAAGATTATGTGAAAGTACCGCATCGTGATGACTTGATTGGTCTCGACGCGGCATATGATAAATACGGGAGAGATTAA
- the ltaA gene encoding lipoteichoic acid biosynthesis MFS flippase LtaA has translation MPDSSQSKFKGKNFWLMIVILFLMEFARGMYILSFLPILPTVGNITVGIISACITLHFVSDALTNFGIGFLLKRYGTKKVLNAGFFIALMGLTLIVFDRSPVTLFLGAILLGIAVSPIWVIMLSSVEESKRSKHMGYVYFAWLVGMMSGMIGMNLIIKVHPTKFIYLMPLFVLFAWILYLFVQVEVSFIEKKSLKTQYQHIKHVMSRHLVLFPGIMFQGIAIGMLVPILPSYAVNSLNVTTLEYTYILIAGGVGCTISMLFISKFMDDVSNIYSHIVILAGFFIFGVSIMLMTQVVNYTFVLCAAVVIGLFYGLLLPGWNAFMASQVDDALKEESWGVFNSLQGIGTMLGPIIGGIITELFRNTDYTLYTSAIVFISLSLFYMLYFFKSKNA, from the coding sequence ATGCCCGACTCTTCGCAAAGTAAGTTTAAAGGCAAAAACTTCTGGTTAATGATCGTTATATTGTTTCTGATGGAATTCGCACGTGGAATGTATATATTAAGCTTTCTGCCGATATTACCGACTGTCGGTAATATTACGGTTGGGATTATATCCGCGTGTATTACGCTACACTTCGTAAGTGATGCTTTAACAAACTTCGGCATCGGATTTTTATTAAAGCGATACGGTACGAAAAAAGTTTTAAATGCGGGATTTTTTATCGCGCTTATGGGGCTTACATTAATCGTATTTGACCGTAGTCCGGTTACGTTATTTCTAGGGGCCATCCTGCTTGGAATCGCAGTTAGTCCGATATGGGTTATCATGCTTTCAAGTGTTGAGGAAAGTAAACGCAGTAAACATATGGGTTATGTTTATTTCGCCTGGCTTGTTGGGATGATGAGTGGAATGATTGGTATGAACTTAATTATAAAAGTACATCCAACAAAGTTTATTTATTTAATGCCGTTATTTGTACTTTTTGCATGGATATTATACTTATTTGTACAAGTTGAAGTTTCGTTTATTGAGAAGAAATCATTGAAGACGCAGTATCAGCATATTAAACACGTTATGAGCAGACATTTAGTACTTTTTCCTGGAATTATGTTTCAGGGCATTGCAATCGGTATGCTCGTACCGATATTACCGTCTTATGCAGTCAACAGTTTAAATGTAACAACGCTTGAATATACATACATACTTATTGCAGGTGGTGTCGGTTGTACAATATCAATGTTATTTATTTCTAAGTTTATGGATGATGTTTCTAATATTTATTCCCATATCGTCATTCTCGCTGGATTTTTTATTTTCGGCGTGAGTATTATGCTGATGACACAAGTCGTAAATTATACATTTGTTTTATGTGCGGCAGTTGTAATCGGTTTATTCTACGGCTTATTACTCCCAGGTTGGAATGCCTTTATGGCAAGTCAGGTGGACGATGCACTGAAAGAAGAATCGTGGGGTGTATTCAATAGTCTACAAGGTATCGGCACGATGCTCGGACCGATTATCGGTGGTATTATAACAGAACTATTCCGAAATACAGACTATACGTTATACACTTCGGCGATCGTATTTATCAGTCTCTCATTATTTTATATGTTGTATTTCTTTAAATCTAAAAACGCATGA
- a CDS encoding YjcG family protein, producing the protein MKLGIVLYPSKQYQDYINNYRKRYDAHYAVIAPHITLKDAFEVPDDEVKHVTEKLQSVADNSTPVEVNVEKVSSFSPTKNVIYLKVTPNEGLTQLFEAFNSGDFYGKNVHPFVPHFTIGQGLSSQEFEDIMRQLQMKDEKHNEVIDKISLCYQLENETWNVLETFKLGK; encoded by the coding sequence ATGAAACTCGGAATTGTATTATATCCATCTAAACAATATCAGGATTATATTAATAATTATAGAAAGCGCTATGATGCACACTATGCAGTCATTGCACCACATATTACGTTAAAAGATGCATTTGAAGTGCCGGATGATGAAGTGAAACACGTTACCGAAAAACTTCAATCGGTAGCAGATAATAGCACACCAGTAGAAGTAAATGTTGAGAAAGTCTCAAGCTTCAGCCCAACAAAAAACGTCATTTATTTGAAAGTTACACCGAATGAAGGTTTAACACAGTTATTTGAAGCATTTAACAGCGGAGATTTCTACGGTAAAAACGTACATCCATTCGTACCACACTTTACGATTGGACAAGGATTATCATCTCAGGAATTTGAAGATATTATGAGACAACTTCAGATGAAAGATGAAAAACACAATGAAGTCATTGATAAAATCAGCCTTTGTTATCAGTTAGAAAACGAAACATGGAACGTTCTTGAAACATTCAAATTAGGAAAATAA
- a CDS encoding alpha/beta hydrolase, whose product MNIGLVNPVIMKSKALQRDVKLGIYLPAEIAQPKLIIAFDGQDLSQIAQLHKSYNALDLNEHIIVFVHYPNVTIRAEEYHPEGKKRLAMMQFIHEDLLQYLTDEFNINRDEILLIGDSLAASIALMLTIEYDIFKQAALFSPMITDTLIDSAVKTDADYYIVVGDEEYEFTLKDGSEADFLTPIQDLHDALNRHGRAHYYKELQGNHNWKTWKPEIKNVLNYYFL is encoded by the coding sequence ATGAACATAGGACTCGTAAACCCAGTCATAATGAAGAGTAAAGCTTTGCAAAGAGATGTAAAACTCGGCATATATTTACCAGCAGAAATTGCGCAACCAAAATTAATCATCGCATTTGATGGGCAGGATTTATCACAAATTGCGCAATTGCATAAATCATATAATGCACTTGATTTAAATGAACATATCATTGTCTTTGTACATTACCCGAACGTTACGATAAGAGCAGAAGAATACCATCCAGAAGGAAAGAAACGCCTTGCAATGATGCAATTTATTCATGAAGATTTGCTGCAATATTTAACGGATGAATTTAATATTAATCGTGACGAGATACTTTTAATCGGTGATAGTTTAGCAGCAAGTATCGCACTTATGCTGACGATTGAATATGACATATTTAAACAAGCGGCACTATTTAGCCCTATGATCACAGACACATTAATCGATTCCGCAGTTAAGACGGACGCAGATTACTATATCGTAGTCGGAGATGAAGAGTATGAATTCACATTAAAAGATGGAAGTGAAGCAGATTTCCTAACACCTATACAAGATTTACACGATGCTTTAAATAGACATGGCCGCGCGCATTATTATAAGGAACTGCAAGGAAATCATAATTGGAAGACGTGGAAACCAGAAATCAAAAATGTGTTAAATTATTACTTTTTGTAA
- a CDS encoding AI-2E family transporter produces the protein MTNKVWFRFGVGLLLTFLIIKYFLEINHIFYPIIIIVKSIILPLLLGGFLYYIVIPFQDKLEEKRNLKRWQSVTVIMLSFCLLIGILISFVGPIVSKQTNNFIDNYPTIQHEFENYVSIALDQRDKLPDDMKDNINKAIEKVNAYSGKIVANAFSFITQFISTVFLLILVPFFLIYMLKDHDRFVPFVAAPFSGMRKVFVVNLFKDIDKTLRSYIQGQVTVSIILGILLLIGYLIIGLDYAVILALWGMVTNLIPFLGPYMAVIPAIIIALIQDPMMAIYVIIIMFIAQQLEGNVITPNIMGKTLNMHPLTIITVILAAGNLGGFFAILVAVPTYAVIKTIVRNVYMHRQDITSEANKVVTEKREH, from the coding sequence ATGACTAATAAAGTATGGTTCAGATTTGGCGTTGGATTATTACTGACGTTTTTAATCATTAAATATTTTCTTGAGATCAATCATATTTTTTATCCGATAATTATTATCGTCAAATCAATTATTCTTCCATTATTACTCGGTGGTTTTCTGTATTATATCGTCATTCCTTTTCAGGATAAGCTCGAGGAGAAACGTAATTTAAAACGATGGCAAAGTGTAACGGTTATTATGCTGTCATTCTGTTTATTAATCGGCATACTCATCTCGTTTGTCGGTCCGATAGTTTCGAAGCAGACGAATAACTTTATCGATAATTATCCTACTATTCAGCATGAATTTGAAAATTACGTAAGTATTGCACTTGATCAGCGTGATAAATTACCGGATGATATGAAAGATAATATTAATAAGGCGATTGAAAAAGTAAATGCTTATTCCGGGAAAATTGTTGCAAATGCGTTCTCATTTATAACGCAGTTCATTTCAACAGTATTTTTGCTTATTTTAGTGCCGTTTTTCTTAATTTATATGCTGAAGGATCACGATAGATTTGTCCCGTTTGTTGCAGCACCTTTTTCGGGTATGCGTAAAGTTTTTGTCGTTAATTTATTTAAAGATATCGACAAAACGTTACGTTCATATATTCAGGGGCAAGTGACGGTAAGTATTATTTTGGGGATTTTATTATTAATTGGTTACTTAATAATCGGTTTAGATTATGCTGTCATTCTTGCATTATGGGGAATGGTGACTAACTTAATTCCTTTCTTAGGTCCTTATATGGCTGTTATACCTGCAATTATTATTGCATTAATTCAGGATCCGATGATGGCGATTTATGTTATTATCATTATGTTTATCGCACAGCAGTTAGAAGGTAACGTAATTACACCTAACATTATGGGGAAAACGTTAAACATGCATCCGTTAACAATTATTACTGTTATTCTTGCAGCGGGTAATTTAGGAGGATTCTTTGCAATATTAGTAGCAGTACCGACATATGCTGTAATTAAGACGATAGTAAGAAACGTTTATATGCACCGTCAGGACATTACGAGTGAAGCGAATAAAGTAGTAACAGAGAAGCGTGAACATTAA
- a CDS encoding ABC transporter permease: MEGSIFLFIMMNLVLAMTALVIGLFISTFATNEFQMIQFIPIIIVPQLLFIGIIPLDTMHPV, from the coding sequence GTGGAAGGTAGTATATTCTTATTCATCATGATGAATCTTGTACTTGCAATGACGGCACTCGTTATCGGTCTCTTTATTTCTACGTTTGCCACAAACGAGTTTCAGATGATACAATTTATACCTATCATTATCGTGCCGCAACTATTGTTCATCGGGATTATTCCACTCGATACGATGCATCCTGTATGA
- the fabI gene encoding enoyl-ACP reductase FabI, with product MLNFQDKVYVIMGVANKRSIGYGVAQVLDEVGAKLIFTYRKERSMKELERLLPNLKNNQNALMIQCDVQQDEDVVRAFETIKDKVGHIDGVFHSIAFANMEDLRGRFIDTSRDGFLLAHDISSYSLTIVAREASKLMSEGGSIVTTTYLGGEFAIPNYNVMGVAKASLEANVKYLALDLGQDGIRVNAVSPGPIRTLSAKGIGDFNTILKRIEAEAPLKRNVDVIEVGKTALYLLSDLSSGVTGENIHVDSGYHIVG from the coding sequence ATGTTAAATTTTCAGGATAAAGTGTATGTAATTATGGGTGTTGCCAATAAACGCAGTATTGGTTATGGTGTTGCACAAGTTTTAGATGAAGTTGGAGCAAAACTCATCTTCACATATCGTAAAGAACGTAGTATGAAAGAACTTGAAAGATTGCTACCTAACTTAAAAAATAATCAGAATGCATTAATGATTCAATGTGATGTACAGCAGGATGAGGATGTTGTTCGAGCATTCGAAACAATTAAAGATAAAGTAGGGCACATTGATGGCGTATTCCATTCGATCGCTTTTGCGAATATGGAAGATTTACGAGGTCGATTTATCGATACGAGTCGTGATGGGTTCCTGCTTGCACATGATATTAGTTCATACTCACTAACAATCGTTGCTAGAGAGGCAAGTAAATTAATGTCTGAAGGTGGATCAATCGTAACAACAACTTATCTTGGAGGAGAGTTTGCGATTCCGAATTATAACGTTATGGGTGTTGCAAAGGCTAGTTTAGAAGCAAATGTAAAATATTTAGCACTCGACTTAGGTCAGGACGGTATTCGTGTGAATGCAGTATCACCAGGTCCGATTAGAACATTAAGTGCTAAAGGAATCGGTGACTTTAACACAATCTTAAAACGTATCGAAGCAGAAGCACCATTAAAAAGAAATGTTGATGTTATTGAAGTAGGTAAAACTGCGCTTTATTTATTAAGTGATTTATCAAGTGGTGTAACAGGTGAGAATATTCACGTCGATAGTGGATATCACATCGTTGGATAA
- a CDS encoding diglucosyl diacylglycerol synthase: MSNNKKILIITGSYGNGHISVTNSIVNQLNRMHLPNLTVIEHDLYQEAHPIINSIAKKYYINSYKYFRKSYRYFYYANQDNPEKCFYRYYGLNRLINLIMKEKPDLILLTFPTPAMSIIKKDLGVDIPVATVITDYTMHKNWYTPNSNRYFVATEHTKSQLIQYGVDPSIIDVTGIPIHERFNEEVERNAWLTNNGLQPNKKTLLMVAGAFGVVGGFNEMLATLTEESDHQYVVVCGNNTQLIDTLKAAYKDNPNVLIIGFTKEMARWMASCDLMLTKPGGITISESLCKSIPLVFFNPAPGQEGENAIYFTEKGFSRITNSYEETTATVLELLSDEHQLKQYKENMQKHYLPESSKYICMSLMQLLESTNSQSIATSKAGLYARLFAK, translated from the coding sequence ATGTCAAACAATAAGAAGATTCTGATCATCACAGGTTCATATGGAAATGGTCATATTTCTGTTACGAATTCAATTGTAAATCAATTAAATCGTATGCATTTACCGAACTTAACTGTGATTGAACATGATTTATATCAGGAGGCACATCCTATTATTAATAGCATTGCCAAAAAATATTATATTAACAGTTATAAATACTTCAGAAAATCCTATCGCTATTTTTATTATGCGAATCAGGATAATCCAGAAAAGTGTTTCTATAGATACTATGGGCTGAACAGACTCATTAATCTGATCATGAAAGAAAAACCAGATTTAATACTGTTAACGTTCCCAACCCCTGCAATGTCGATTATTAAGAAAGATCTCGGTGTGGATATCCCTGTAGCGACTGTGATCACTGATTATACGATGCATAAAAACTGGTACACACCAAACAGCAACCGCTATTTCGTAGCAACTGAACATACGAAATCACAACTTATCCAGTACGGTGTAGATCCATCAATCATTGATGTTACAGGTATACCGATTCATGAACGCTTCAACGAAGAAGTTGAGCGTAATGCATGGTTAACAAATAATGGATTACAACCGAATAAGAAGACATTATTAATGGTTGCCGGTGCATTTGGTGTTGTTGGTGGTTTCAATGAGATGCTTGCAACATTAACGGAAGAAAGTGACCACCAATATGTCGTTGTTTGCGGTAATAACACACAACTTATTGATACGCTAAAAGCAGCATATAAAGATAACCCAAATGTGTTAATTATCGGCTTTACGAAAGAGATGGCTAGGTGGATGGCAAGCTGTGATTTAATGTTAACGAAGCCTGGTGGTATTACAATTTCAGAGAGTTTATGTAAAAGCATACCACTCGTTTTCTTTAATCCAGCGCCGGGTCAGGAAGGTGAAAATGCAATATATTTCACTGAGAAAGGTTTTTCCCGTATTACGAATTCTTATGAAGAAACGACTGCAACAGTTCTGGAATTACTGAGCGATGAGCACCAGCTTAAACAATATAAAGAAAATATGCAAAAGCATTATTTACCGGAATCATCAAAATATATATGTATGTCTTTAATGCAGTTACTGGAATCTACTAATTCTCAGTCAATTGCTACTTCGAAAGCAGGATTATATGCCCGACTCTTCGCAAAGTAA
- a CDS encoding peptide chain release factor 3 — protein MTLREEVEIRKTFAIISHPDAGKTTLTEKLLLFGGAIREAGTVKGKKSGKFATSDWMEVEKQRGISVTSSVMQFDYDNFKINILDTPGHEDFSEDTYRTLMAVDSAVMVIDCAKGIEPQTLKLFKVCKMRGIPIFTFINKLDRVGKEPFELLEEIEKTLEIETYPMNWPIGMGQSFFGIIDRKTKTIEPFRDEENVLHLDEDYELKESHAITSDSAYEQAIEELMLVDEAGETFDKEKLMTGDLTPVFFGSALANFGVQNFLNAYVDHAPMPSGRKTESGEEVSPFDESFSGFIFKIQANMNPQHRDRIAFMRIVSGAFERGMDIKMTRTDKKMKISRSTSFMADDTQTVNHAVSGDIIGLYDSGNFQIGDTLVGGNQKFQFEKLPQFTPEIFMKVSPKNVMKQKHFHKGIEQLVQEGAIQLYRTLHTNQLILGAVGQLQFEVFEHRMNNEYNVDVIMEPVGRKIARWIENEEDIRDAMNSSRSILVEDRFENKVFLFENEFATRWFLDKFPEIKLYSLL, from the coding sequence ATGACATTAAGAGAAGAAGTAGAAATAAGAAAGACGTTTGCCATCATCTCTCACCCGGATGCCGGTAAAACAACTTTAACGGAGAAATTACTATTATTCGGTGGAGCTATTCGTGAAGCCGGAACGGTAAAGGGTAAGAAATCAGGGAAGTTTGCAACGAGTGACTGGATGGAAGTAGAAAAACAACGTGGGATTTCTGTAACAAGTTCGGTTATGCAGTTTGACTACGATAACTTTAAAATCAATATATTAGATACACCAGGGCACGAAGATTTCTCAGAAGATACTTATCGTACGTTAATGGCAGTAGATAGTGCTGTAATGGTTATCGACTGTGCGAAAGGGATCGAGCCGCAAACGTTAAAGTTATTTAAAGTTTGTAAGATGCGTGGCATTCCGATTTTTACATTTATTAACAAACTTGACCGTGTCGGTAAGGAACCGTTTGAACTGCTTGAAGAAATCGAGAAAACACTTGAAATTGAAACGTATCCGATGAACTGGCCGATCGGTATGGGACAATCGTTCTTCGGTATTATCGACCGTAAGACAAAAACAATCGAGCCGTTTAGAGATGAAGAGAACGTGCTGCATCTAGATGAAGATTATGAGCTAAAGGAAAGTCATGCCATCACGTCAGATAGCGCATATGAACAGGCGATTGAAGAATTAATGCTCGTTGATGAAGCAGGCGAAACATTTGATAAAGAAAAACTGATGACTGGTGATTTAACACCTGTGTTCTTCGGATCAGCACTTGCAAACTTCGGTGTACAGAACTTCCTGAATGCATATGTGGACCATGCACCGATGCCATCAGGACGTAAAACGGAGTCAGGTGAAGAAGTATCACCATTTGATGAAAGTTTCAGTGGATTTATATTTAAGATTCAGGCGAATATGAACCCGCAGCATAGAGATAGAATCGCGTTTATGCGTATCGTAAGTGGCGCCTTTGAACGTGGTATGGACATTAAGATGACACGTACGGATAAGAAGATGAAAATTTCCCGTTCAACGTCATTTATGGCAGATGATACGCAAACGGTAAACCATGCAGTGAGTGGTGACATTATCGGACTATATGATTCAGGTAACTTCCAGATAGGTGATACGCTTGTCGGTGGTAACCAGAAGTTCCAGTTTGAGAAATTGCCACAGTTCACACCAGAAATCTTTATGAAAGTGTCACCGAAAAACGTCATGAAGCAAAAACATTTCCATAAAGGGATTGAGCAGCTCGTACAGGAAGGCGCAATCCAGCTATATCGTACATTGCATACGAACCAGCTTATTTTAGGCGCAGTAGGTCAGCTTCAGTTTGAAGTGTTTGAACATCGTATGAATAACGAATACAATGTAGACGTTATCATGGAACCAGTTGGTAGAAAGATTGCACGCTGGATAGAAAACGAAGAAGATATTCGTGATGCAATGAATTCAAGTCGTTCAATACTTGTTGAAGATAGATTTGAAAACAAAGTATTCTTATTTGAGAATGAATTTGCAACACGCTGGTTTTTAGATAAATTCCCGGAAATTAAACTGTACAGTTTACTGTAG
- a CDS encoding YueH family protein, whose amino-acid sequence MKIRNSIGENLQCKVYIHENKKEETFLVSIPDIFFSIQFDYDLYGEALEEHLYLHLFNLLDEKDASELAQRIVQWTSET is encoded by the coding sequence ATGAAAATTAGAAATAGTATAGGAGAAAACTTACAATGTAAAGTATATATACACGAAAACAAAAAAGAAGAAACGTTTTTAGTAAGTATTCCGGATATTTTCTTTTCGATTCAGTTTGATTATGATTTATACGGCGAAGCTTTAGAAGAACATTTATATTTACATTTATTTAACTTATTAGACGAAAAAGATGCATCTGAACTTGCACAACGCATAGTGCAATGGACGAGCGAAACTTAA
- the galU gene encoding UTP--glucose-1-phosphate uridylyltransferase GalU, which translates to MKKVRKAVIPAAGIGSRFLPATKAMPKEMLPILDKPTIQYIVEEAVAAGIEDIIIVTGKHKRAIEDHFDAQMELEHHLKSKGKDDLLQKVQHSTHLANIFYVRQKSPQGLGHAIWTAKQFIGDEPFAVLLGDDIVESETPAIKQLMEQYESTGKSVIGAKTVSYEDTERYGIIESKSQHGRLYEINHLIEKPKLGTTDSRLAIMGRYILTPDIFTYLEEQNIGAGGEIQLTDAIARVNETDEVYAYDFIGNRYDVGDKIGFVKTTMEYAMRSNMKDDLIPFLEDLIKTYK; encoded by the coding sequence ATGAAAAAGGTCAGAAAAGCAGTAATACCGGCAGCGGGCATTGGTTCAAGATTTCTTCCGGCGACAAAGGCGATGCCAAAGGAAATGCTGCCTATATTAGATAAACCGACGATTCAGTATATTGTAGAAGAAGCGGTAGCAGCAGGGATTGAAGATATTATTATCGTTACAGGGAAACATAAACGTGCGATTGAAGATCATTTTGATGCACAGATGGAACTGGAACATCATTTAAAGAGTAAAGGTAAAGATGATTTACTTCAGAAAGTACAGCATTCAACGCATTTAGCAAATATTTTTTATGTGAGACAGAAATCTCCTCAAGGGCTGGGGCATGCAATATGGACAGCGAAACAGTTTATCGGTGATGAGCCATTTGCGGTGCTGTTAGGGGATGATATTGTTGAGTCTGAAACGCCTGCAATTAAACAGCTGATGGAGCAATATGAATCTACAGGTAAATCAGTCATTGGTGCTAAAACTGTTTCATATGAAGATACAGAACGATACGGCATTATTGAATCGAAGTCTCAGCACGGTCGATTATATGAAATTAATCATTTAATTGAAAAACCTAAGCTCGGAACGACCGATTCAAGACTTGCCATTATGGGTAGGTACATCTTAACACCGGATATCTTTACATATTTAGAGGAACAGAATATTGGCGCAGGTGGCGAAATTCAGTTAACAGATGCAATTGCACGTGTCAATGAAACGGATGAAGTATACGCATATGACTTTATCGGAAATCGTTACGATGTAGGTGACAAAATCGGGTTTGTCAAAACGACGATGGAATATGCAATGCGCTCAAATATGAAAGATGACTTAATACCATTTTTAGAAGATTTGATTAAAACATATAAATAA